CCGCCGCGCAAACCCCGGCCCAAGCGGTACAAGATTCAGGAAGTCATCAAGGTGCGCCAGATCCTTCTGGTGCAGGTCGTCAAGGAAGAGCGCGGCAACAAGGGCGCCGCGCTGACCACCTATCTCTCGCTTGCCGGGCGCTACTGCGTGCTGATGCCCAATACCGCCCGCGGTGGCGGTATCTCCCGCAAGATCACCAATGCCGTCGACCGCAAGAAGCTGAAGACCATCGCGGCCGAGATCGACGTGCCCTCCGGCGCCGGGCTGATCGTGCGCACCGCCGGGGCCAAGCGCACGAAATCCGAAATCAAGCGCGATTACGAATATCTTCAGCGCATGTGGGAGCAGATCCGAGAGCTGACGCTGCAAAGCATTGCGCCCGCCAAGATCTACGAGGAAGGCGACCTGATCAAACGCTCGATCCGCGACCTGTACAACCGCGAGATCGACGAAGTGCTGGTCGAAGGCGAACGCGGCTACCGCATCGCCAAGGACTTCATGAAGATGATCATGCCGTCCCACGCCAAGAACGTCCGCCACTACGCCGAATCCATGCCGTTGTTCGCGCGCTACCAGGTGGAAAGCTATCTGGGCGGCATGTTCAACCCGACCGTCCAGTTGAAATCCGGCGGCTACATCGTGATCGGCGTGACCGAGGCGCTGGTGGCGATCGATGTCAACTCCGGCCGGGCGACCAAGGAAGGCTCGATCGAGGAAACGGCGACCAAGACCAACCTTGAGGCTGCCGAGGAGGTCGCCCGCCAGCTGCGCCTGCGCGATTTGGCCGGGCTGATCGTCATCGATTTCATCGACATGGACGAGCGCAAGAACAACAACGCCGTCGAGAAGAAGCTGAAGGACAAGCTGAAGACCGACCGCGCACGCATCCAGGTCGGCCGGATCTCCGGCTTTGGCCTGATGGAAATGTCCCGCCAGCGTCTGCGCCCCGGCATGATCGAGGCGACGACCCAGCCCTGTCCCGCCTGCCACGGCACCGGTCTGATCCGGTCGGATGACAGCATGGCCCTGTCGATCCTGCGCCAGATCGAGGAGGAGGGCGTGCGCCGCCGCTCCCGCGAGGTTCTGGTGAAATGCCCGGTCGGGATCGCCAACTACTTGATGAACCAGAAGCGTGAACATGTCGGCCTGATCGAGGCACGGTATGGCCTGTCGGTCCGGATCGAAGGCGACCCCCATCTGGTCAGCCCCGATTTCACCCTGGAAAAGCTGAAGACCGCGATCCGCAACGTGCCGGAGCCGACGCATGTCGTCTCCGCCGACATGTCGCTGATGGAGAAGATCGACAACGAGCCGGAGGTGGAGGAAGACGAGGCCCCCGCCGCCGAAGTCGAGGAGCAGCAGGAGGCCCGTCCCGCTGCCGCCGCCAATGGCGATGACGATCAGCCGCGCAAGAAGCGCCGGCGTCGGCGGCGTCGGCGCAAGCCCGGTTCGGGAGAGGACAACGGTTCAGGGGATGACATTGTCGCCAACCGCGCGGAGCCGGCCGCAGCCGAAGCCGAAGCCGCGCAGGCCGATGCCGTGACCGAGGCGCCCACCGCCGAGACCGCAGCGCCCGAGGTCGATCCGGCCAGCGCTCCCGCGGCGGAGCTCGCTCAGGTGAGCGAAGCGGAAGCCCTGGGCGATGTTCCGTCCGCCGAGGCCGCAGCGGAGGCAGCGCCGGAAGCGGAGACCGAAAAGCCCAAGCGGACGCGCAAACCCGCCACCCGAAGCCGCCGCAAGAAGGCGGAACCGGAGGCGGCAGAGGCAGCACCGGCCGATGGCGCGGCTCAACCCGAAGGGGAGGCCACGGCCGACGCCCCCGAGGAGAAGCCCAAGCCGAAACGGACGCGCAAACCCGCGGCCCGCACCCGCAAGAAAAAGGAGCCCGAAGCGGCAGAATCCCCTGCGGAAGCGCCGGCCACCGAAGCTCTGGCCACCGAAGCTCAGGCCACCGAAGCGCCGCAACGCGCGGCAGAGCCGGCGCCGGAACCTGCGGCGCTCGGCGATGCTGCCCCGAAAGAGGCCGAGCCCGCGCTGGCAGAGGCCACCCCCGAGCCGGAGGCGGACGAATCCCCTAAGCCCAAGCGGCGTGGTTGGTGGTCTCTCGGCCGGTCGTGACCCGGCATCCTGCCTGATCCGGCCCCCCGCTGGCCGGATCAGCCTCGACAGCAAGACCAAGGCCCCGAAGGTTCATCCTTCGGGGCTTTTGCGTAAGGAGGGGCAGGGTGGAAATCAGCGCTCAGTGGCGCCCTTGCGGATGCGGAACCGGTGACCGGTGGCGATTTCCTCGGAAGACAGCAATGCGTGCCCCGATTGGGCGCAGAAATGCGGCATGTCGATGATCGCGGCCGGATCGTCCGTCCAGACCTCCAGTACCGCGCCGCAGGCAAGGGACATCAACCGTTTGCGCGCCCGTAATACGGGCAGGGGGCAGAGCATCCCACGGGCATCAAGCGTTTCAGCATTCATGTGCTGCGCATAGGATAGCCGGCGCAACCTGTCCAGCATTCCAGCGCTTCGCCCCGCGCGCCAGGCCGGACGCCTGCCAGAAGTGATGAACTGCGTGCAGTTGCGCGGGATATGCGGCGGGCGCGGCCCATTGCTGAAATCCATCGCCGCCTTACCGCAACTCGGATGGTTTCGCTGGCCTTGTGCGGGTCGGCAGCAGAACGCGTAGCACACCCCGAAAGCGGTCCCGCAGGCGCACACAGGGATGTGACAGTCTGCCCGGTGACGACACCCGTACCGCGCGGTAGAGAGGGTCCATGTTCGGGATTGATATCATCGACGCGGGGCTGCTGCCCGCGATCATCGTGGCGCTGGCGGCGGGACTTGTCTCCTTCCTCAGCCCCTGCGTTCTGCCCATCGTGCCGCCCTACCTGGCCTATATGTCGGGCGTGTCGCTCAATGACATGGGCAACCGGGGCGCACGCGGTCGAACCCTGCTGCCGGCGCTGTTCTTTGTCCTGGGCCTGTCTACCGTCTTCCTTCTTCTGGGCTTTGCCGCCTCGGCCCTGGGGGCGGTGTTCCTGTCCTGGCAAAGCTGGTTCAACACTTTCGCGGGCCTTATGGTCATGGTTTTTGGCGCGCATTTCGTGGGCGTCTATCGCATCGGCTTTCTGGATCGGGAGGCGCGGATGGATGCCGGGGACCGGGGCGGCTCCGCCTTCGGGGCCTACCTGCTGGGCCTGGCCTTTGCTTTCGGGTGGACGCCCTGCATCGGCCCCCAGCTCGGCGCGATCCTGTCCCTTGCGGCGTCCGAGGCCAACGTGGCGCGTGGCACGGCCCTGCTGGCGGTCTACGCGATTGGCCTGGGGGTGCCCTTCCTCCTGGTCGCGGCCTTCCTGCCGCGCCTGACCGGCACTTTGTCCTGGATGAAACGTCACATGGAGCAGATCGAACGGGTGATGGGCCTGTTGCTCTGGACCATCGGGTTGATGATGCTGACGGGTGGGTTTTCCCGCTTCTCCTACTGGCTGCTGGAAATGTTTCCTGCCCTCGCAACGCTTGGCTAAGGCCTTTTTCCAGCCGGATTTTCCCGATATCCTCACCGAGAAGAGGTGAGGCATGACCAGGCAGGATGCACAGGCTGAGGTGACGCGCAGGCGGGTGTTCTACATCCCCGGCTACGATCCTATTCATCCCCGCCGTTACCGCGAATTGTACCGCAAGGAAGCTGCCGCACAGGCCGCGATCTCCGGCTACGATATCGCGCTGCGCCCCCGTCAGGGCGCCGCGACTTACGGCTGGCACGTCGAGTCCCGGATGGAGGGGCACAGCACAACCACCGAGGTCGACGTGCTGGTCTGGTCCGACATCGTGCGCGACAGCATGGCATCGTCTATCCTTGCCACCTATGCGCAGTTGGCCCGAACCGTCTGGACCTATGTCGCCACTGGCGCGCTGTTCCGGCTGATGCGCCTGCGCAAGGGTCCCGTGATCGCTGCGTTGTACCCCGTGGGCATGCTGTTGTTGCAATTGGTCCTGGCGCTGCTGGTGGGGTGGGCTACCGGTGTCCTGACCGCCACCGCGTTCCGTCTCGCCGGTGCGGGCGGCGTTGCGCCCTGGATCGGGTTGGCCATCGGCGCGTCGGCGGTGATCCCGGTGCTGATCTGGTTCCGGCGTCGGGACAACCGGTTTTTCGCCTATTACCTGATGCATGATTACGCGTTCTCCGCCCGCTGGGGCGGTGCCAACCCGCCGGAGCTGGAGGCGCGGATGGCCGAATTCGGGTCCGCCATCGCCGGCGCCCTGGCGGAAGAGGCCGATGAAGTTCTGGTCGTCGGCCATTCGTCCGGCGCGCATCTGGCGATCTCCGTTCTGTCGGATCTGATCCGGGCCGGCCGGGTACGCGCGGACGGCCCGGCATTGGCCTTCCTCTCGTTGGGGCAGGTGGTTCCGATGATGTCCTTCCTGCCGCGGGCATGGCGGTTGCGGGCCGATCTGGCCTTTCTTTCGCAGAGTGGCGAAATAACCTGGATGGATGTGACCGCGCCGGGCGATGGCTGTGCCTTCGCCCTGTGCGACCCTGTCGCGGTCTCAGGTGTCGCCCCGGCAGGCAAGCGCTGGCCGCTGGTCGTCTCGGCCGCCTTTTCGCAGACCCTCAGCCCTGGACGGTGGAAAGAACTGCGCTGGCGGTTCTTTCGACTGCATTTTCAGTACCTCTGCGCCTTCGACCGACCTGGCGACTACGATTATTTCCGGATCACGGCCGGTCCGCTTCGCCTGGCTACGAGATACGCGGGGCGCGCAGCTTCGAAATCCCGGATCGAACGGGCGGTGAACAGATTCACCGCGCAATCCGCATGAGCGTTGATCCCCGAAAGCCTGAGAAGACTCTGCCGCCGAAACCGGCGGCGCGGTCGGGAAAGGTATCGCTCTGGCGTTATGCCATGCTCTTTCGGCAAGACATCCTGTCTGCCCAGCCGCAGCGATTGTACCGCGCATGGATGGCCGAATTCCGGACGCCGTTCTTTCGCTCCTTTCTGATCAATCAGCCCGACCTGGTGGCAGAGGTCCTCAGGTCGCGGCCCGACGATTTCCCCAAGTCTGCCCGAATCGCGGAGGGGTTGCGCCCGTTATTGGGCAATTCCGTTTTCCTCACCAATGGTGAGACCTGGAAACGCCAACGCCGCATCATTGACCCGGCCTTCGAAGGAGGCCGTTTGAAAGATACCTTCCCCGCCATGGTAGCTGCGGCGGAGGCCTGTGTCGCCCGCCTGGCAGCCCGTGAAGGTCAGGTAATCGAGGTGGAGGAAGAGGCCAGCCATGCGGCGGCCGACGTCATCTTCCGCACCTTGTTCTCCATCCCGATCGAACATGAGATCGCGACAGAGGTCTTTCACGAGTTCCGGGCCTATCAACGCAGCGCCCCGATCCTGAACATCGCGGCCTTTGTCCCCTTGCCGCGCTGGATGCCGCGATTGCATCGGCGGGGAACGCGGGCCGCCGCGAAACGCATCCGTGGTCTGATCACCCGGCTGACGGCGGCACGGATGCGCGATATTCGCGCTGGCTCCGCCCCCGACGATCTGGCGACCAAGATCATGACCACGCAGGATCCCGTTTCCGGCGACACTTTCGACACCGAAGAGATGGTAGATCAGGTCGCCATCTTCTTTCTGGCCGGACATGAGACTTCCGCCTCTGCCTTGGGATGGACGCTGTACCTTCTGGCGACGCATCCTGATTGGCAGGACAGGGTCGCGGAAGAGGGGCAGCAATTGGGTACGTCTCCTACGTTTTCCGACGTCACGCGGTTGCGGTTCAGTCGGGATGTGTTTCGCGAAGCTCTGCGTCTTTATCCGCCTGTCCCGATGATGGTCCGTCAGGCGCGTTGCCCTGAACGGTTCCGCGACCGCGCCGTCCCCGCGGGATCGCAAATCGTGCTCAGCCCCTGGCACCAACAGCGGCACGAACGCATATGGGACCGTCCCGACGAGTTCGATCCTGGAAGGTTCGCAACGGCCGAGGGGAAGGCCTGTATGCGAGGGGCCTACATGCCGTTTTCATCCGGGGCTCGCGTTTGTCCCGGGGCCGGTTTTGCCATGGTCGAAGGGCCGCTTCTCCTTTCCTTTATCCTGCGGCAGTTTCGCGTTTCTCCTGCCGGCGAACCGCCGGTTCCCGTAGCGCATCTGACAGTGCGAAGCGCCGAGGGCATTCGCCTTTCCCTTTGCCTGCGCAAAGAATAGCATCGCCATCATCTTGCAGCGTTTTCACCCCCGCATTCGGCTTCCGTCAGGATCGAACAAGGGTGTATCAATCCGCCTGGCGTGGCGGCGCTGGCCCAAGATTTCTATTTCCACCTCCAGATCCGGTTTCATCACATCCGTTGGCAGGAACCCCTGGGCAATCGACAGGCCCAGGTGATGCGAATAGCCGCCCGATGTGCAGAAGCCCACGACCTTGTTGTTCAGCCAGATCGGTTCAAAGCCGTGAACATCCGCGTCCTCGGCTTCTACGATGAAACCGTTAAGAATGCGTTGCGGTCCGTTGATCTTTTCGGCCTCGGCAGCCGCGCGTCCGATGAAATCGGAATTCTTGCCGAAGGCGATGAACCGCTCCAGCCCGGTTTCGGCCGCGGTGTAATCCGGCGAAAATTCATGCAGCCAGGCGCCGAACAGCCGATCGAGCCGCAGCGACATCATCGCCCTCATTCCGAATGGTTGCATCCCGTATGGGCGCCCCGCATCCCACAGGGCCGACCAGAGCGCGCGCTGATCCATGTGATCGCAATAGATCTCGAACCCCAGATCCCCGGTGTAGGATATCCGCTGCACCAGGCAATCGATCATGCCCACGCTCATCCGCCTGATATCCAGAAAACGCATTTCCGAAGGGTTATCGCGAACGCAGGCTGACAACACATTGGCCGCATGGGGGCCGGCGATTTGAAATCCAGTGGAAATATCAGAAATATTAGTTACTTCTACGCCACTTCTCATGTTCTGCATGAACCAACGCATATGCTGGGCTTGTGCGCTGTAAGAGGCTGTCAGGCGGTAATTTTCCGGGCCCAGGCAAGAGATTGTGAAATCGCCCAGCAAGCGACCGCTGTGTCCCAGCATCGGCGACAAGCTGATCCGCCCCGGCTGGGGAACGCGTCCTGCCATGACGTAGTCCAGCCAGCTTCGGGCTTGCGGTCCCTGGACTTCATATTTTCCGAAGTTCTGGACTTCGTTTATGCCGACTTTCTCACGTACCGCCTTAACTTCGCGGGCGGTCGCCGCAAATGCGTTCGACCGTCGAAAGCTGGGCGTCTCAAACCGCGGTTCGTCGCCGGAGGCAAAGTAGTTCGGGACCTCCAACCCATATTGGTGGCCCCAGACTGCGCCCATCTTGTCGAAAATCTCATACATAGGTGTCGTGCGGCAGGGACGCGCGGCGGGCAATTCCTCGTTCGGATAGGCGACGGAGAACCGATTCCGGTAGTTTTCGATCACCTTGGGGCGGGTGTATCCTGGCCCGATCCACTTGCCGAACCGCGCAACATCCAGCGCTGAGACGTCGCGTTCGCACTCCCCCTCGACCATCCATTGGGCCAGCATCAGACCGACGCCGCCGCCCTGGGAAAACCCTGCCATGACCGCGGCTGCGGACCAGTAATTGCGGGTGCCGGGCACGGGCCCGACCAGCGGATTGCCGTCCGGGGCAAATGTAAATGGCCCGTGAATGACACGTTTCACCCCGGCCTCCGCCAACACGGGGAAGCGGCGATAGGCGAATTCGATCGAATCAGAGATCTTGTCGAGGTCATCGGGCAGCAGTTCGTGCCCGAAATTCCACGGTGTTCCATCGATGGCCCAAGGTTTCGGGCGCTTTTCGTAAAATCCGATACACAGGCCAAGCCCTTCTTGTCGAAGGTAACTTTCGCCCGCGGGATCCATCACATGAGGATGCTCAACCTTTCGTTCACGAATTTCTGCGATCTCGTCTGTGACGAGGTAATGATGTTCCATAGGATGCAAGGGAAGATAGACACCCGCCATCGCTGCCACCTCCCGCGCCCAAAGGCCGGCAGCATTCACCACATGCTCTGCATGAATCGTGCCCTTGTCGGTCACGATGTCCCAGCTTCCGTCCGGCCGGGGGTTGGTTTCGCGCACCATGCAATGGGTTTCGATCGTGGCCCCGCCCAGCCGTGCGGCCCTGGCATAGGCGTGGGTGGTGCCCGAAGGATCCAGATGCCCGTCCAGCGGATCGTAGAGCGCCCCGATGATCCCGTCGAGATTGGTGATCGGCGCGATTTCCGCGATCTCGGCGGGGGTGACGATGCGCGTGTCCAATCCCATGTGCCGATGCTTTGCCCGCTCGGCCAGCAGCATGTCGAACCGGTCGCGGCTGTCGGCAAGGGTGATCCCCCCGACGTGGTGCAGGCCGCAGGACATGCCGGTGATCTCCTCCAGCTCCTGATAAAGGCGGATGGTATATCCTTGCAGCGCCGCCATATTGGTATCGCCGTTGATGGTGTGGAACCCGCCCGCCGCATGCCAGGTGGAGCCGGAGGTGAGGTCCGACCGCTCCAGCAGCATCACGTCGGACCAGCCCAGCTTCGTCAGGTGATAAAGGACGGAGCAGCCGACAACGCCGCCCCCGATGACCACCACACGCGTCGTCGTTTTCATGCCATTCTCCCGGTCTCGCCATCCTCAGCCTGCGGCGTGAAACCCCGGGTGGCCTGTCTGAATGCGACAGAAGATGTCGCCTCCGTTGGGGAGAACGGGGAAATGCGCGTTCCGCCAGAAGGGGGCACTCAGCGTGCTGAAACTGCGGGGCGTTGCGCCATCACCATCGCGCCCGCAGCCAGGATCGCGCCCATTCCGACAATCCCGATGCCTCCGGGCAGCAGGCCGAAAAGAACCAGGTCGAATACCACGGCCCAGATCAACCCGCTGAAATCAAAGGGGGCGATTGTCGAAACCGGGGCGCGGGCGACGGCCTCCGTCGCCGCGATGTGGCCAGCCCCGCCAAGAAGGCCGGCGGCCGTCAGGATAACCATGTCGCCCGACGCCAGATTCGCGAACGGATCGGGCGAAAGAACCAGCCCCACCGCGGCGGAAACGATCGCGAACCAGAACGCGATGGCGGCAACGCTTTCCGTGGCGGTCATGCTTTTGATGTGCACCCGGACGAAGGCCATGGTGAGGGCGTATCCAAGGCCCGCCAACAATCCGACCAGGGCGCCGTCACCGGGAAATTCCAACGCGGTCCAGAGCATCAGGATGACTCCGGCAAATCCCAGGGCAACGGCCAGGGGCACCCTGCGGCTCATCCGTTCGCCCAGCAGACCCGCGGCGAGGGGGAGGGTCAGGACCGGCGCGAGATAGGCCAGCGCCTGTGCATTGGCCACGGGCAAATAGGTGAGAGAAACAAAGGAGAGGGCCATGGACAGGGCGCCAAACAGGCCGCGGGTCAAATGCAACACCGGGCGTTTGCTGCGCAACCCGTTGGGGAATTCGCCGCGCAGGCGCATGTAGGCAAGGATGGGGAGCAACGCGACGGCCGAGCGCCAGGTCATGATCTGCCCCAGCTCTGCCCGGTGACCGAGTGCGTGAACCGCCGCAGACATCGCCGTCATCAGAAAGACGGAAAGAAGACGCAGCGCGATGCCGGAGAGATGGGGGTTGCGCATGAGGGCCCGGGTCAGAGGTCGGTCACCCACGGGGCTATACCGGCTGGCATGGCTTGACCAGACGCCCAGGCGCAAGAGGTGCGTTTATGACGCGGGGTCGGGGCAGCGCAGAACGTGGCCATTTCTTCCACGGTCCGGCCATGATTGGGGGGCTCGCCATAGGGGCGCCGGGGTTGGCGCCGGCGAGCGGACTACAAAAACGGCCCGGCTGCGGGGCCGGGCCGTTCAGGTAGGCTGAATGGCGGATTTAGCCGTCGAAATCAACCTGTTCGATCAGTTTTAGCGCCTGCGGGCGCAATTGGGCCAGGTCCATGAGGTTGACGTCGTCGGCCTCGAACTCACCCCAGCTTTGCACCAGCGGGGTGGCTTCTGCGTCGGGGGCGATGGGATATTCGAAATTCGCCTCCGCGTAGATTTCCTGGGCCTGGGGCGAGGACAGGAATTCCATCATTTTGATGGCGTTCTTCTTGTTCGGAGCAGAGGCGGTGAGCGCGACGCCGGAGATGTTCACATGGGCGCCGCCGTTCTCGAAGGTCGGGAAAACGATGCGAACGCTGTCGGCCCATTGCTTTTGTTCATCATCCTGCAACATTTTTCCCATGTAATAGGTGTTGCCGATGGAGATGTCGCACTCGCCGGCCCAGATCGCCTTGACCTGGGCGCGGTCATTGCCCTGCGGCTTACGGGCGAGGTTGGATTTGACACCTTCCAACCAGGTCAGCGTATCCTCTTCGCCGTGGTGGTGCAGGTATGCGGCGACCAGGGCGACGTTATAGGGGTGGGTGCCGGAGCGGGTACAGATTCGGCCGTCCCATTTCGGATCGGCGAGATCTTCGTAGCTGGTGACCTCACCATCCGCCACACGCTCCTTGGAGGCGTAGACGACACGGGCGCGGGTGGTCAGGCCCCACCAATGCCCCTGAGGGTCGTGGTAGGTCGCGGGTATGTTGGCGGACAGGGTGTCGCTGTGCACCGATTGGGTGACGCCGGATTCGACCACGGCTTGCAGGCGGGCGATGTCGACGGTGAAGACCAGATCGGCGGGAGAGCGGCTGCCCTCGGCCTTGAGACGTTCGACCATGCCCTTGTCCAGGTAGGCGACGTTGACGGCGATGCCCGTCTCTTCGGTGAAGGCGTCGGTCAGCGGTTTCAGAAGTTCCGGCTGACGGTAGGAATAGAGGTTCACCTCCTGCGCCATGGCGGGCAGGGCGGTCAGGCCGGCAAGGCCGAGGGCGGGAATCATGCGGGCGAGAACAGACATGACGTCTCCTTTGGTCGCTCGTTGAAGGTTGGCGACGTTAAATCCGAGTTTTTTTCTCGGGTCAATGATGAGTGTTTAAGTCAGGATTGCGCGGCAGCTTTCTCGCGCCGCTTCGCCGCGTCCCACAAGGCGTCCATTTCGCTTAGGTCCGATTGGGAGGGTTCTTTACCCATTGCGCGAAGTTCGGCTTCTACTGCATTGAAACGGCGAGTGAATTTCGCATTCGCTCCGCGCAGTGCGACCTCCGGGTCAACATCCAGATGACGGGCGAGATTGGCCATAACGAAGAGAAGATCGCCCATTTCCTCCTCTACCTCCCGCTGGGTCAGGGTGTCGCGCGCCTCCACCAATTCGGCGGCTTCTTCGCTGATCTTGTCCAGAACCTCTCCCACGTCGGGCCAGTCGAACCCGACGCGGGCGGCGCGTTTCTGCAATTTTGCCGCACGCATCAGAGCGGGTAGTCCCAAGGCGACCCCGTCCAGTACGCCGGTCTCGGCGCGGGCAGCGCGTTCGGCGGCTTTGACCGTTTCCCAATCGCGCGTCTGCTGTTCGGCGGATTTCTCCCGGCTTTCATCGCCGAAGATATGCGGGTGACGGGCGATCATCTTCTCCGCGATCCCGGAGGCGACTGAATCGAAAGAGAAATCCCCACGTTCCTCGGCCATGCGGGCATGGAATACGACCTGGAGCAGCAGATCGCCCAACTCGCCTTCCAGCTCTGCCATGCTGCCGCGTTCGATGGCATCGGCGACTTCGTAGGCCTCCTCGATCGTGTAGGGGGCGATGCTGGCGAAATCCTGTTCGATGTCCCAGGGGCAACCGGTTTCGGGATCGCGCAGGCGGCGCATCACCTCCAGCAGGCGGGGCAGGCCCGGCGCGGTGTCATGGATGGGATCGGCGCTTGGCTCGGGCATTGCGGCCTCCGGCGGTTTGCTGTTTGCTGGCAATCTAGCGAGGCGCGGCAACAGTTCCAAGAGAGGTCGGACCAAGCTGCGGCGCACCGGTTTGCGGCGCGGTCCGGGCTTGCGGTGGATCGCCTTTGGCCGAGGATGCGTTACATCAGATATGGATTGTAAGGCACTGAAAGATTTGAAATGTCGCGACTGCTGCGGCAAGGACAACAGGAATCCCGCCCAAGGTGGCGCGCGACAGGAGGGCCGGATGGCGCTGGAAG
This genomic window from Pseudooceanicola aestuarii contains:
- a CDS encoding Rne/Rng family ribonuclease, which encodes MPKKMLIDATHAEETRVVVVDGNKVEEFDFESENKRQLAGNIYLAKVTRVEPSLQAAFVDYGGNRHGFLAFSEIHPDYYQIPIADREALMEEERAFVEAQKARDEEDEKPKPRRRTRSRKPARAEAANSDDAVETREIEGMETFDTETGDAEGVDLHDGATGQDAGDQSDGDDITQDEDDQPRTGGRDAASRDTSIESVADDDDQEDIRPPRKPRPKRYKIQEVIKVRQILLVQVVKEERGNKGAALTTYLSLAGRYCVLMPNTARGGGISRKITNAVDRKKLKTIAAEIDVPSGAGLIVRTAGAKRTKSEIKRDYEYLQRMWEQIRELTLQSIAPAKIYEEGDLIKRSIRDLYNREIDEVLVEGERGYRIAKDFMKMIMPSHAKNVRHYAESMPLFARYQVESYLGGMFNPTVQLKSGGYIVIGVTEALVAIDVNSGRATKEGSIEETATKTNLEAAEEVARQLRLRDLAGLIVIDFIDMDERKNNNAVEKKLKDKLKTDRARIQVGRISGFGLMEMSRQRLRPGMIEATTQPCPACHGTGLIRSDDSMALSILRQIEEEGVRRRSREVLVKCPVGIANYLMNQKREHVGLIEARYGLSVRIEGDPHLVSPDFTLEKLKTAIRNVPEPTHVVSADMSLMEKIDNEPEVEEDEAPAAEVEEQQEARPAAAANGDDDQPRKKRRRRRRRRKPGSGEDNGSGDDIVANRAEPAAAEAEAAQADAVTEAPTAETAAPEVDPASAPAAELAQVSEAEALGDVPSAEAAAEAAPEAETEKPKRTRKPATRSRRKKAEPEAAEAAPADGAAQPEGEATADAPEEKPKPKRTRKPAARTRKKKEPEAAESPAEAPATEALATEAQATEAPQRAAEPAPEPAALGDAAPKEAEPALAEATPEPEADESPKPKRRGWWSLGRS
- a CDS encoding sulfurtransferase TusA family protein gives rise to the protein MLDRLRRLSYAQHMNAETLDARGMLCPLPVLRARKRLMSLACGAVLEVWTDDPAAIIDMPHFCAQSGHALLSSEEIATGHRFRIRKGATER
- a CDS encoding cytochrome c biogenesis CcdA family protein, encoding MFGIDIIDAGLLPAIIVALAAGLVSFLSPCVLPIVPPYLAYMSGVSLNDMGNRGARGRTLLPALFFVLGLSTVFLLLGFAASALGAVFLSWQSWFNTFAGLMVMVFGAHFVGVYRIGFLDREARMDAGDRGGSAFGAYLLGLAFAFGWTPCIGPQLGAILSLAASEANVARGTALLAVYAIGLGVPFLLVAAFLPRLTGTLSWMKRHMEQIERVMGLLLWTIGLMMLTGGFSRFSYWLLEMFPALATLG
- a CDS encoding cytochrome P450 is translated as MLFRQDILSAQPQRLYRAWMAEFRTPFFRSFLINQPDLVAEVLRSRPDDFPKSARIAEGLRPLLGNSVFLTNGETWKRQRRIIDPAFEGGRLKDTFPAMVAAAEACVARLAAREGQVIEVEEEASHAAADVIFRTLFSIPIEHEIATEVFHEFRAYQRSAPILNIAAFVPLPRWMPRLHRRGTRAAAKRIRGLITRLTAARMRDIRAGSAPDDLATKIMTTQDPVSGDTFDTEEMVDQVAIFFLAGHETSASALGWTLYLLATHPDWQDRVAEEGQQLGTSPTFSDVTRLRFSRDVFREALRLYPPVPMMVRQARCPERFRDRAVPAGSQIVLSPWHQQRHERIWDRPDEFDPGRFATAEGKACMRGAYMPFSSGARVCPGAGFAMVEGPLLLSFILRQFRVSPAGEPPVPVAHLTVRSAEGIRLSLCLRKE
- a CDS encoding GcvT family protein translates to MKTTTRVVVIGGGVVGCSVLYHLTKLGWSDVMLLERSDLTSGSTWHAAGGFHTINGDTNMAALQGYTIRLYQELEEITGMSCGLHHVGGITLADSRDRFDMLLAERAKHRHMGLDTRIVTPAEIAEIAPITNLDGIIGALYDPLDGHLDPSGTTHAYARAARLGGATIETHCMVRETNPRPDGSWDIVTDKGTIHAEHVVNAAGLWAREVAAMAGVYLPLHPMEHHYLVTDEIAEIRERKVEHPHVMDPAGESYLRQEGLGLCIGFYEKRPKPWAIDGTPWNFGHELLPDDLDKISDSIEFAYRRFPVLAEAGVKRVIHGPFTFAPDGNPLVGPVPGTRNYWSAAAVMAGFSQGGGVGLMLAQWMVEGECERDVSALDVARFGKWIGPGYTRPKVIENYRNRFSVAYPNEELPAARPCRTTPMYEIFDKMGAVWGHQYGLEVPNYFASGDEPRFETPSFRRSNAFAATAREVKAVREKVGINEVQNFGKYEVQGPQARSWLDYVMAGRVPQPGRISLSPMLGHSGRLLGDFTISCLGPENYRLTASYSAQAQHMRWFMQNMRSGVEVTNISDISTGFQIAGPHAANVLSACVRDNPSEMRFLDIRRMSVGMIDCLVQRISYTGDLGFEIYCDHMDQRALWSALWDAGRPYGMQPFGMRAMMSLRLDRLFGAWLHEFSPDYTAAETGLERFIAFGKNSDFIGRAAAEAEKINGPQRILNGFIVEAEDADVHGFEPIWLNNKVVGFCTSGGYSHHLGLSIAQGFLPTDVMKPDLEVEIEILGQRRHARRIDTPLFDPDGSRMRG
- a CDS encoding DMT family transporter, with amino-acid sequence MRNPHLSGIALRLLSVFLMTAMSAAVHALGHRAELGQIMTWRSAVALLPILAYMRLRGEFPNGLRSKRPVLHLTRGLFGALSMALSFVSLTYLPVANAQALAYLAPVLTLPLAAGLLGERMSRRVPLAVALGFAGVILMLWTALEFPGDGALVGLLAGLGYALTMAFVRVHIKSMTATESVAAIAFWFAIVSAAVGLVLSPDPFANLASGDMVILTAAGLLGGAGHIAATEAVARAPVSTIAPFDFSGLIWAVVFDLVLFGLLPGGIGIVGMGAILAAGAMVMAQRPAVSAR
- a CDS encoding Fe(3+) ABC transporter substrate-binding protein, translated to MSVLARMIPALGLAGLTALPAMAQEVNLYSYRQPELLKPLTDAFTEETGIAVNVAYLDKGMVERLKAEGSRSPADLVFTVDIARLQAVVESGVTQSVHSDTLSANIPATYHDPQGHWWGLTTRARVVYASKERVADGEVTSYEDLADPKWDGRICTRSGTHPYNVALVAAYLHHHGEEDTLTWLEGVKSNLARKPQGNDRAQVKAIWAGECDISIGNTYYMGKMLQDDEQKQWADSVRIVFPTFENGGAHVNISGVALTASAPNKKNAIKMMEFLSSPQAQEIYAEANFEYPIAPDAEATPLVQSWGEFEADDVNLMDLAQLRPQALKLIEQVDFDG
- the mazG gene encoding nucleoside triphosphate pyrophosphohydrolase, whose protein sequence is MPEPSADPIHDTAPGLPRLLEVMRRLRDPETGCPWDIEQDFASIAPYTIEEAYEVADAIERGSMAELEGELGDLLLQVVFHARMAEERGDFSFDSVASGIAEKMIARHPHIFGDESREKSAEQQTRDWETVKAAERAARAETGVLDGVALGLPALMRAAKLQKRAARVGFDWPDVGEVLDKISEEAAELVEARDTLTQREVEEEMGDLLFVMANLARHLDVDPEVALRGANAKFTRRFNAVEAELRAMGKEPSQSDLSEMDALWDAAKRREKAAAQS